Below is a genomic region from Thermodesulfobacteriota bacterium.
CCAGAGCGGTGTCCGCATAGATATTATCATCATCGAATATTCCTGCATTTAAAAGGCGATCAAAGCCACCGTTTAATAATCCGAGATGGGGTATGATCACCGGGGTCCTTCCTGCAACCCGTTCGATGAACGTTAAAGTTTGGCTGAAAGTCTCTTCAAGTACGATGGGTAGATTCTTAGCACAGATTGCATCTATCATTTCAGTACATCTTGGATCATTGTAGTGATACGAAGGCTCTCCTTCATGATGATGCCATTTGATGCCAAAAAAATCTTTTTCCAGGTCTTCAACAGCAAAATCGTTCCATACGAAATAATACGGGTAAATTTGATCTTCCCTGTGGTGGATTTCCAGCAGGTAATCGTGGGCATTGGCCCTGCATTTTTTCCATGTTTCGTTATCGTCAAAGTGCGATGAGTAACGGTAATAAATATCTTCCACAGGTGCATACAGACAGGCGCCAACTATTCCAGCTGAATGAAGCAAAGGTTCGATATCTTCAAAAGGCTGTGATACATGCTGAATGCCGCAATGTATGTGACTGTCAATGATATGCATACTATCCATAAATCGAATTGAATTTGGTATGCGTGATGAGCATTTACTGAATTATCGAAGAAGATTCAAGTACCAGTGAATAAGCATGGGACCGTAAAAGATATATAAAACAGAACCGATTGCCAGAAAGGGCCCAAAGGGGATGGCCAGCTTCATGTTTTTTTTAGTCAGCAGCATAAAGATCATTCCTGATACAGTACCGACTGCGGATGAAACAAAAATGGTAAACAGCACACCTTTCCAACCCAACAGGGCTCCGATCATTGCCAGAAGTTTGATATCGCCTCCTCCCATTCCATCTTTTTTGGTAATAAGATTATAGAGCCATGCAACGAGAAGAAGACTTCCACCGCCTGCCAGAATACCGATAAGAGAATCGATGTACGTGACTGTGGGAAGGGCAAATGATGCTGCAAAGAATACAGGTATGCCAGGAATAGATATCACATCCGGTATGATGCGATGATCGATATCGATGAGCGTAATAACAATCATAGCTGAAATAAAGGCGAAATATATAAGTCCTTCGATTGTAAAGCCAAATTTGGCAAATACGCAAAGGGCAAAAGAGCCGGTTATCATTTCAACCAGAGGATAACGAAAAGATATGACTGTATCGCAGTGTCTGCACCTGCCTTTAAGTAACAAATAACTTAAAATGGGGATGTTGTCGTAAGCCCGAATCATATTCTCACATGCAGGACACATGGAACGCGGGTGCACAATCGATTTAGAAGCAGGCAGCCTGTATATGCATACATTTAAGAAACTTCCGATACATGTGCCGAATATAAATGCTATAATTTCAATTAGATAGTTATGCATATATAAGTTTATGTTCCCTGTGATTTAATTCTATCAAATAAACCAGGTTCTATGGTGTTTATCCGTATATAGCACCGAAACTATGGTAACCATTGATCTTGTATGTACTTATTCTGAATCGCAGAATATCGAATATGGAATATCGAAGGACTCCCTTCGTGATTCTATATTCAGTGTTTTTTAATTATTGCCACGTAAACTTAAATAGGTTTTGTAAAAAAATCAAGATAGATATTGTAATGAAGCATTTCTGTATTATTTTATAGCTTTTAAGACCTTTGTAAAAAGGCACTTATTCCACAATTTTTGCATCAGGCTTAAAGTCCGCTAACTTCGACTTGGACTTAAATAAGAATTACAATTTTTCGAAGGTCTTAAATTTTGCACCTTATCCGACTCGCTGGTGTTGAAGCCGATGAAATTTAAAAAAATAAATAAAAACCGGAGATATAATGGCTAAAACTGATAAAGATGATCTAATAAGTTTAATTGGTGAGGATGAAAAGCATGAGGACCTGCCTAAGATACTTCCCCTTATGCCTGTGCGTGATATCGTGATTTTCACTGATATGCTTTTACCCCTTTTTGTAGGTAGGGAGAAATCTGTTCGAGCAGTAGAAGAGGCGATTGCAAATAGCGGGTTTTTGTTTTTGGCAACTCAAAAGGATCCTGGAATTGAAAACCCAAAGGCAGATGAAATATTTTCTGTTGGCACTATCGGTCGAATTTTGCGTGTATTAAAACTTCCTGATGGCAGAGTGAAAACACTTGTACAGGGCATTGCCAGAGCGAGAATTATCAAATATGTCAGGAAGAGATCGTTATATCGTGTTCAGATCGAAATTATTAAAGAAAATCCTGTTGAGGAAATCAACATCGAACTGGAAGCTCTGATGAGGAATGTGCGGGAAAATTCCATAAGAATTTTGACACTTCGGGGAGAGATGACCGGCGAAGTCGAAACTATCCTGGAAGATATTAAAGACCCTGGAAAATTGGCCGATCTTGTCGCATCGAATTTGAGATTAAAAATTGAAGAATCTCAGGTTTTGCTTGAGATTCTGGATTCCGTAAAGAGACTGAAAAAAGTAAACGATTTTTTATCGCGGGAAGTAGATCTGTCTGCGATGCAGGCCAAGATTCAGTCTAATGTTAAAGATGAGATCTCAAAAAATCAAAGAGATTACTTTTTAAGAGAACAGCTCAGAGCGATTAACAAAGAACTTGGAGAGCAGGATGAGAGAACCGAGGAGATAGATGAATACA
It encodes:
- a CDS encoding amidohydrolase family protein → MHIIDSHIHCGIQHVSQPFEDIEPLLHSAGIVGACLYAPVEDIYYRYSSHFDDNETWKKCRANAHDYLLEIHHREDQIYPYYFVWNDFAVEDLEKDFFGIKWHHHEGEPSYHYNDPRCTEMIDAICAKNLPIVLEETFSQTLTFIERVAGRTPVIIPHLGLLNGGFDRLLNAGIFDDDNIYADTALAGRFEIINFLGRYGPDRLVFGSDYPFGMPGSQLDQIKNMGIAEKDLEKICGKNILKLIKISC
- a CDS encoding prepilin peptidase; this translates as MHNYLIEIIAFIFGTCIGSFLNVCIYRLPASKSIVHPRSMCPACENMIRAYDNIPILSYLLLKGRCRHCDTVISFRYPLVEMITGSFALCVFAKFGFTIEGLIYFAFISAMIVITLIDIDHRIIPDVISIPGIPVFFAASFALPTVTYIDSLIGILAGGGSLLLVAWLYNLITKKDGMGGGDIKLLAMIGALLGWKGVLFTIFVSSAVGTVSGMIFMLLTKKNMKLAIPFGPFLAIGSVLYIFYGPMLIHWYLNLLR